GACCTCGAAGGCCTGGCCGACACCGAGGAGCAACTCAAGGCCATCTCGGTACCCGTCCGCTCCGACCGGCTCGACGTCACCGAGCGTGAGGCTTTCCAGGTCTACGCCGACCACATCAAAGAGCACTACGGCAAGGTCAACCAGATCTACAACAACGCCGGCATCGCCTTCACCGGCGACGTCGAAGTCACTCAGTTCAAGGAAATCGAAAAGGTGATGGACGTCGACTTCTGGGGAGTTGTCAACGGCACCAAGGCTTTTCTGCCGCACCTCATCGACTCCGGCGACGGCCACGTCATCAACATCTCCAGCCTCTTCGGGTTGATGGCCATGCCGGGCCAGGCCGCCTACAACGCCGCCAAATTCGCCGTGCGCGGGTTCACCGAATCGCTGGCGCAGGAGATGGTGCACAACGGTCACCCGGTGCGGGTCACCTCGGTGCATCCCGGCGGCATCAAGACCGCGATCGCCCGCAACAGCCTGGCCGCCGACGGGGTCAACCCCGAGAAGGTGGCCAAGCTGTTCGACCGGCGACTGGCCAACACCACCACGCGAAGGGCGGCCGAAATCATCCTGGACGGTGTCCGCCAGAAGAAGGTGCGGGTGCTGGTCGGGCCGGACGCGGTCGTCCTCGATG
The sequence above is a segment of the Candidatus Mycobacterium wuenschmannii genome. Coding sequences within it:
- a CDS encoding SDR family NAD(P)-dependent oxidoreductase translates to MEGFAGKVAVVTGAGSGIGQALALELGRSGASLAISDVDLEGLADTEEQLKAISVPVRSDRLDVTEREAFQVYADHIKEHYGKVNQIYNNAGIAFTGDVEVTQFKEIEKVMDVDFWGVVNGTKAFLPHLIDSGDGHVINISSLFGLMAMPGQAAYNAAKFAVRGFTESLAQEMVHNGHPVRVTSVHPGGIKTAIARNSLAADGVNPEKVAKLFDRRLANTTTRRAAEIILDGVRQKKVRVLVGPDAVVLDALVRLSGPSYQRLFAPVIARLKPPSR